A portion of the Girardinichthys multiradiatus isolate DD_20200921_A chromosome 23, DD_fGirMul_XY1, whole genome shotgun sequence genome contains these proteins:
- the LOC124860057 gene encoding uncharacterized protein LOC124860057 — MASLQMITLSQPRPSRTVQKAQLTYKLYLLENARNKLEQELRDFTNQNNITAIEPAFGTFGSVGRCQVLLQNEINLSMKLMSRSKHLVLKSSWCLDCGLQKICWIDGDEIMMTYEVVHGVLNSSFSTSGFKVVTKAVDIKCNEIAKLSAFIKDHKADRQSFDGVSFNYFQPLKASLSHQQIKVSLHSLWPLVQQHGNKSSSFDSTAVTAISCFLKPKETAVFKDKTKEVSMHVPPDIIQSNVITEEKSKPLLPPLQDAFSEMTQCNPKSQVIWGHGDNVQVQHQKQTSSQLLCFLKEKAKTTGLLEPTGLECTKCKYKVNNSDSPLRTSATIKKKSCQFRHVTDNRVDERAPKTLHTNVSQAAVFRLKRVNSHGSLIYSCVIATQTELWDVGDIYTEVPLEESVHSSPSESEKSLNAFPRVENPCPNIELKLQTLQCTQPRPENNLGHSDGLAANNVNILEFEIRKFEETEVVVSHVVSPSNFYIQHADSTKKLEALFTDLKVSHLHAEQNCIPDIGAQVICWLPQNEHWCRAQVAKISGVSRYNNAKDGPWRESSINMEVKRLDYGDSYCVSLCNIKLLSPEMAVLPLQALQVSLAHVTPINGRDWTEEAVGWFKAMVHDRTLYARFYPQGPTVTVELFLEKGKLGAMRRGASLSLRLAQNGHAKHDKLKNNSLLKKSAVQLQMRERESEWEKYLISCYSHNKKKTLQSRLTCFMRFVNCQPGSLQQVAQVKSFLHVTALLSTINNVAGLRPFVSTQIPSFATDLESKMNWGSFYAVISGVNRHSTGIGRIWLSVIFIFRILVLVVAAESVWGDEKSGFTCNTQQPGCNSVCYDQFFPISHIRLWALQLILVSTPALLVAMHVAHRRHVDKKAMKRSGRGSPRELEHIKNQKFQITGALWWTYMISIIFRIVLEVAFLYIFYLIYPDFKMVRLVKCDSYPCPNTVDCFVSRPTEKTIFTVFMLAVSGVCLLLNVAEVVYLIGRACKRSMSRPEDESKAAWITQRLSSYRQNEISQLIADHSLKSKLSVTKKIPTEKGERCSAF; from the exons ATGGCGTCTCTGCAGATGATTACGTTGAGTCAACCGCGCCCTTCCAGAACCGTCCAGAAAGCGCAGTTAACTTACAAACTGTATTTGCTGGAAAATGCTCGAAATAAGCTGGAGCAAGAACTCCGGGACTTCACTAACCAG AATAACATCACAGCCATTGAACCAGCATTTGGTACGTTTGGCAGTgtaggcaggtgccaagtcctgctgcaaaatgaaataaaccTCTCCATGAAGCTTATGAGCAGAAGCAAGCATCTGGTCCTTAAAAGTTCCTGGTGccttgactgtggacttcaaaaAATCTGTTGGATCGATGGTGATGAAATCATGATG ACATATGAAGTGGTACATGGTGTCCTCAACTCATCTTTTTCAACCAGTGGGTTCAAAGTTGTTACAAAGGCTGTGGACATAAAGTGCAATGAAATTGCAAAGCTCTCAGCTTTCATAAAGGATCATAAAGCTG ACCGTCAATCATTTGACGGGGTGAGCTTCAACTACTTTCAGCCACTCAAAGCCTCTCTGTCCCATCAGCAGATTAAAGTTTCACTCCACTCTCTGTGGCCTTTAGTGCAGCAACATGGCAACAAGTCATCCAGCTTCGACAGCACTGCTGTCACTGCCATCTCCTGTTTTTTAAAGCCGAAAGAGACGGCTGTTTTTAAGGATAAAACCAAAGAAGTCTCCATGCACGTCCCTCCTGACATTATTCAGAGCAATGTGATCACTGAAGAGAAGTCGAAACCACTACTACCTCCTTTACAAGATGCATTCTCAGAGATGACGCAGTGTAACCCTAAATCTCAGGTAATCTGGGGCCATGGCGACAACGTCCAGGTGCAACACCAAAAGCAAACTTCCTCCCAGCTGCTGTGCTTTCTCAAAGAGAAAGCTAAAACCACTGGTTTACTCGAGCCCACTGGTTTGGAGTGTACTAAATGCAAATACAAGGTAAACAATTCGGATTCTCCACTCCGAACGTCAGCTAccatcaaaaaaaaaagctgccaaTTCAGACATGTGACAGACAATCGTGTTGATGAACGAGCTCCTAAAACGTTGCACACCAATGTTAGCCAAGCTGCAGTTTTCAGATTGAAAAGAGTCAACTCTCACGGATCTTTGATTTACAGTTGCGTCATCGCCACACAAACTGAATTATGGGATGTGGGAGATATCTACACAGAGGTTCCGCTGGAAGAATCTGTACATAGTAGTCCTTCGGAAAGTGAAAAGTCCCTAAATGCATTTCCTCGGGTGGAGAACCCTTGTCCAAATATAGAATTGAAATTGCAAACTCTGCAGTGCACACAACCCAGACCCGAGAATAACTTGGGCCATTCGGATGGGCTGGCAGCTAATAATGTAAATATTCTCGAATTTGAGATCCGgaagtttgaagaaactgaAGTGGTGGTATCTCATGTTGTCAGCCCCAGCAACTTCTACATCCAACATGCTGACTCCACCAAGAAACTGGAGGCTCTTTTCACAGA cCTTAAAGTCAGTCATTTGCATGCTGAGCAGAACTGCATTCCAGACATTGGTGCTCAGGTTATCTGCTGGCTTCCCCAAAATGAACATTGGTGTAGAGCTCAGGTGGCTAAGATCTCTGGAGTGAGCAGAT ATAATAATGCTAAAGATGGGCCTTGGAGAGAGTCGTCCATAAACATGGAGGTGAAAAGGCTGGACTATGGTGACAGTTACTGTGTCTCACTCTGTAATATTAAGCTGCTCTCCCCAGAAATGGCTGTGTTGCCACTTCAGGCTCTGCAGGTTTCTCTGGCACAT GTGACGCCCATTAATGGCAGAGATTGGACTGAGGAGGCGGTGGGTTGGTTCAAAGCGATGGTACATGACAGGACTCTCTATGCCAGATTCTACCCACAAGGGCCCACAGTTACAGTAGAGCTGTTTCTGGAAAAGGGCAAACTTGGAGCTATGAG gaGGGGTGCATCTCTCTCTCTGAGATTGGCCCAAAATGGACATGCAAAGCATGACAAACTAAAGAATAACAGCCTTTTGAAGAAGA GTGCTGTTCAACTTCAAATGAGGGAACGGGAGTCTGAATGGGAGAAATATCTCATCTCATGCTACTCTCACAACAAGAAGAAAACTCTGCAA TCTAGATTGACCTGCT TCATGCGTTTTGTGAACTGCCAACCTGGTTCTCTGCAGCAAGTGGCCCAGGTCAAAAGCTTCCTTCACGTCACTGCCCTGCTAAGCACAATAAATAATGTGGCAGGGCTAAGGCCTTTTGTGTCCACACAGATTCCTTCTTTTG CTACAGACCTGGAGTCGAAGATGAATTGGGGGAGCTTTTATGCTGTGATCAGCGGTGTAAACAGGCATTCAACCGGCATCGGACGGATTTGGCTCTCCGTCATCTTTATTTTCCGCATCCTGGTGCTGGTGGTTGCCGCCGAGAGCGTTTGGGGGGATGAGAAGTCCGGCTTCACCTGCAACACCCAGCAGCCCGGCTGCAACAGCGTCTGCTACGACCAGTTCTTTCCCATCTCGCACATCCGGTTGTGGGCTCTCCAGCTAATCCTGGTCTCCACCCCCGCCCTGTTGGTGGCGATGCATGTGGCCCATCGGCGACATGTCGACAAGAAGGCGATGAAAAGGTCGGGCCGCGGCAGCCCCAGGGAGCTGGAGCACATCAAGAACCAGAAATTTCAGATCACTGGAGCTCTTTGGTGGACATACATGATCAGCATTATCTTCAGGATCGTCCTGGAGGTGGCATTCCTCTACATCTTCTACTTGATCTATCCTGACTTTAAAATGGTGCGTTTGGTGAAATGTGACTCGTACCCCTGCCCCAACACGGTGGACTGCTTCGTCTCCAGACCAACAGAAAAGACCATATTCACAGTGTTCATGCTGGCAGTGTCTGGGGTGTGCCTGCTGCTCAACGTGGCCGAGGTGGTTTACCTCATAGGTAGGGCCTGTAAACGGAGCATGAGTCGCCCCGAGGATGAGTCAAAAGCAGCTTGGATAACTCAAAGGTTGTCATCATACAGacaaaatgaaatcagtcaGCTGATAGCAGATCATTCTCTCAAATCAAAGTTAAGTGTGACCAAAAAGATCCCAACGGAAAAGGGAGAGAGGTGTTCTGCCTTCTGA
- the LOC124860655 gene encoding transforming growth factor beta activator LRRC33-like isoform X2, whose product MLRNMFSNLLLLWSITQGLCRPGRTHHAPQKQSWSNQNLSSVPLDLDVKLRRLDLSNNFITQLHVLALPYLEQLDLSSNQLDLISEGAFGNLARLVHLNLSRNRLSVSLGNSSKALGFLGGLRNLDLSVNGLSNGAAELLLRNKSCLDQLKMTGSRKQELDEALVDFIVKDSQPFTVS is encoded by the exons ATGCTTAGAAATATGTTCTCTAATCTCTTACTTCTCTGGTCAATCACCCAAGGTCTTTGCAGACCTGGAAGGACTCATCATGCTCCACAG aaACAGTCCTGGAGCAACCAGAACCTCTCCTCTGTCCCCCTGGATCTGGATGTGAAGCTCCGAAGACTTGATCTGTCAAATAACTTCATcacacagttacatgtccttgCTCTGCCGTACTTGGAGCAGCTTGACCTGAGCAGCAACCAGCTGGATCTCATCTCCGAGGGGGCTTTTGGAAACCTGGCCCGACTTGTACACTTGAATTTGTCCAGGAATCGACTGAGCGTCAGCCTTGGCAACAGCAGCAAAGCCCTCGGATTCCTTGGCGGACTCAGGAACTTGGACTTATCAGTGAACGGCTTGAGTAATGGCGCTGCTGAACTGTTACTGAGAAACAAGTCCTGTCTTGATCAACTTAAGATGACTG gatcCAGGAAGCAAGAGCTTGATGAAGCTCTTGTGGACTTCATAGTGAAGGACTCCCAGCCTTTCACTGTATCCTAA
- the LOC124860655 gene encoding transforming growth factor beta activator LRRC32-like isoform X1 — protein MLRNMFSNLLLLWSITQGLCRPGRTHHAPQKQSWSNQNLSSVPLDLDVKLRRLDLSNNFITQLHVLALPYLEQLDLSSNQLDLISEGAFGNLARLVHLNLSRNRLSVSLGNSSKALGFLGGLRNLDLSVNGLSNGAAELLLRNKSCLDQLKMTGNVLIKLSPSLFRESKSIRSLNVEDNLISEIAPQTFEPLSRLESLNLARNNLAFICDFTLYQVKYLNLSRNSMEFFVTHEDAVLYNLEVLDLSHNKLLYFPILPKINQLKYLHLQNNLLGAQDSEAVMVNEVNSLYQDNVNEKMHRKNYLHANWRLMPLVYIDLSFNHFSSFPLETLSLLYSLETLNFSNNCLQNINWNVRNHSDQSQVRQIIFLALKHLDLQSNGLTHVSPPFLKALTKIETLNLQDNAVQPCGILSRSLSRKPIDFRSSCAAFGQLKTLKHLNLGENYVKMLPPNSFQGTSLISLNLAKNLHMVMHERALEGVERTLQSLIISGIDMNSSCLSLPCMPALTELNVSNNKLNRTPNSLGCSPLRVIDVRNNTFMTLNYSLFQAVSTNLTTMFISGNNFNCCDSRWLTILNEMGVRLPDISRAECFTRVRNLTMPEYLKNPSFYCSVQKEGQGVHFGQMVITMLFVTVLSSLLIVFSRKLCCTQRSSMV, from the exons ATGCTTAGAAATATGTTCTCTAATCTCTTACTTCTCTGGTCAATCACCCAAGGTCTTTGCAGACCTGGAAGGACTCATCATGCTCCACAG aaACAGTCCTGGAGCAACCAGAACCTCTCCTCTGTCCCCCTGGATCTGGATGTGAAGCTCCGAAGACTTGATCTGTCAAATAACTTCATcacacagttacatgtccttgCTCTGCCGTACTTGGAGCAGCTTGACCTGAGCAGCAACCAGCTGGATCTCATCTCCGAGGGGGCTTTTGGAAACCTGGCCCGACTTGTACACTTGAATTTGTCCAGGAATCGACTGAGCGTCAGCCTTGGCAACAGCAGCAAAGCCCTCGGATTCCTTGGCGGACTCAGGAACTTGGACTTATCAGTGAACGGCTTGAGTAATGGCGCTGCTGAACTGTTACTGAGAAACAAGTCCTGTCTTGATCAACTTAAGATGACTGGTAATGTTTTGATAAAACTGTCACCCAGCCTGTTTCGAGAGAGTAAAAGCATAAGGAGTCTTAATGTTGAAGATAATCTGATATCGGAAATAGCACCGCAGACATTTGAACCACTAAGCCGATTAGAATCTCTCAACTTAGCAAGAAACAATCTTgcatttatttgtgattttactCTATATCAAGTGAAATATTTGAATCTCAGCAGAAATTCAATGGAGTTCTTTGTTACTCATGAGGATGCTGTGTTGTACAATCTTGAAGTTCTTGACCTCAGTCACAACAAGCTGTTATACTTTCCAATTCTACCAAAAATTAACCAACTAAAGTATCTACATTTGCAAAATAATTTGCTTGGTGCCCAGGATTCAGAGGCTGTGATGGTAAATGAAGTTAACTCTCTCTATCAGGACaatgtaaatgagaaaatgcatAGAAAAAACTATCTGCATGCAAACTGGAGGCTAATGCCACTGGTTTATATTGACTTAAGCTTTAACCACTTCAGCTCTTTTCCTCTTGAGACATTGAGCTTGCTTTACTCTTTAGAAACACTGAATTTTAGTAATAActgtttgcaaaatataaaCTGGAATGTTAGGAATCATAGCGATCAGAGTCAAGTTCGTCAGATTATTTTTCTTGCCTTAAAGCACCTCGACTTGCAGAGCAACGGTCTTACCCATGTGTCCCCGCCCTTCCTTAAGGCGCTAACAAAAATTGAAACACTGAATCTGCAAGACAATGCAGTGCAACCCTGCGGCATTTTGAGTAGATCTCTGTCAAGAAAGCCCATTGATTTCAGATCTTCCTGCGCTGCATTTGGGCAGCTGAAGACGCTTAAACATCTTAATCTTGGAGAAAATTATGTAAAGATGCTTCCCCCAAACAGCTTTCAGGGAACCTCGCTAATTTCCTTAAATCTTGCAAAAAACCTCCACATGGTAATGCATGAGAGGGCACTGGAAGGTGTGGAAAGAACTTTACAGTCTTTGATTATCAGCGGGATAGACATGAATAGCTCGTGTCTGTCTTTGCCCTGCATGCCAGCGCTGACAGAGTTGAATGTATCAAACAACAAACTCAATAGGACACCTAACAGCTTAGGTTGCTCTCCTCTAAGAGTAATTGATGTAAGAAACAACACTTTTATGACTCTAAACTATTCTTTGTTTCAGGCTGTATCCACAAACCTGACTACGATGTTTATTAGTGGGAATAATTTCAACTGCTGTGACAGCAGATGGCTGACAATCTTGAATGAGATGGGTGTTAGACTGCCTGACATTAGCCGGGCCGAATGCTTTACACGAGTGAGGAACCTGACGATGCCAGAATACCTAAAAAACCCTTCGTTTTACTGTTCCGTTCAAAAAGAAGGGCAGGGAGTTCACTTTGGACAAATGGTTATAACAATGCTATTTGTAACTGTATTATCATCATTGCTCATTGTTTTTAGCAGGAAGCTTTGTTGCACTCAAAGATCTTCTATGGTGTGA
- the LOC124860753 gene encoding tumor necrosis factor ligand superfamily member 13B-like isoform X2 produces MLYNALFSLTAIMFCLSLFLVHRVSVLERDLHKLRGDISQQLNQQRSEGVHSKLAKMSKTREDMKQSVFQRAQSSLKSFSRRVKREQSSCRAPISFLQLRANTNKQPDRRGNITVIPWTVSAQRGNTISQKENRIVVQEDGYYLVFGQVLFEGQRAFMGHVIQSWSSTEAETRPTELLRCLQDITVGAHDNTCYTAGTVHLLQGDELEMVIPFRPSALISLEADSTFFGVVQLN; encoded by the exons ATGCTCTATAATGCTTTATTCTCACTAACGGCGATCATGTTTTGTCTTAGCCTTTTCCTCGTGCATAGGGTCAGTGTTTTAGAAAGAGATCTTCACAAACTCCGAGGGGACATAAGTCAGCAATTAAATCAGCAACGTTCTGAGGGAGTCCATTCGAAATTGGCCAAGATGTCTAAAACAAGGGAG GACATGAAGCAAAGTGTTTTCCAAAGAGCTCAGAGTTCTCTGAAGAGCTTTTCTAGGAGAGTAAAGAGGGAACAGAGCAGCTGCAGAG CTCCGATATCATTCCTGCAGTTAAGAGCGAACACTAACAAACAGCCAGACAGAAGAG GAAATATAACTGTGATCCCCTGGACTGTTTCTGCTCAGCGAGGAAATACAATTTCACAGAAGGAAAATAGGATCGTTGTCCAAGAAGATGGTTATTACTTGGTGTTTGGACAA GTTTTATTTGAAGGTCAACGTGCATTTATGGGTCATGTCATTCAGAGCTGGAGCTCCACTGAGGCTGAGACAAGACCTACAGAGCTCTTGCGCTGTCTGCAGGACATAACAGTGGGAGCTCATGACAATACATGCTACACTGCAG GCACTGTGCACTTGCTCCAGGGTGACGAGCTGGAAATGGTGATCCCTTTTCGGCCTTCGGCTCTGATCTCTCTAGAGGCTGACTCAACCTTTTTTGGTGTCGTTCAGCTAAACTGA
- the LOC124860753 gene encoding tumor necrosis factor ligand superfamily member 13B-like isoform X1, with protein MLYNALFSLTAIMFCLSLFLVHRVSVLERDLHKLRGDISQQLNQQRSEGVHSKLAKMSKTREDMKQSVFQRAQSSLKSFSRRVKREQSSCRAPISFLQLRANTNKQPDRRGNITVIPWTVSAQRGNTISQKENRIVVQEDGYYLVFGQVLCHSKSSVTKLILHMICSKYSNNALLNSQVLFEGQRAFMGHVIQSWSSTEAETRPTELLRCLQDITVGAHDNTCYTAGTVHLLQGDELEMVIPFRPSALISLEADSTFFGVVQLN; from the exons ATGCTCTATAATGCTTTATTCTCACTAACGGCGATCATGTTTTGTCTTAGCCTTTTCCTCGTGCATAGGGTCAGTGTTTTAGAAAGAGATCTTCACAAACTCCGAGGGGACATAAGTCAGCAATTAAATCAGCAACGTTCTGAGGGAGTCCATTCGAAATTGGCCAAGATGTCTAAAACAAGGGAG GACATGAAGCAAAGTGTTTTCCAAAGAGCTCAGAGTTCTCTGAAGAGCTTTTCTAGGAGAGTAAAGAGGGAACAGAGCAGCTGCAGAG CTCCGATATCATTCCTGCAGTTAAGAGCGAACACTAACAAACAGCCAGACAGAAGAG GAAATATAACTGTGATCCCCTGGACTGTTTCTGCTCAGCGAGGAAATACAATTTCACAGAAGGAAAATAGGATCGTTGTCCAAGAAGATGGTTATTACTTGGTGTTTGGACAAGTATTGTGTCATTCCAAATCAAGCGTAACTAAGTTGATATTGCATATGATTTGTTCCAAGTATTCAAATAATGCTCTACTTAACTCACAGGTTTTATTTGAAGGTCAACGTGCATTTATGGGTCATGTCATTCAGAGCTGGAGCTCCACTGAGGCTGAGACAAGACCTACAGAGCTCTTGCGCTGTCTGCAGGACATAACAGTGGGAGCTCATGACAATACATGCTACACTGCAG GCACTGTGCACTTGCTCCAGGGTGACGAGCTGGAAATGGTGATCCCTTTTCGGCCTTCGGCTCTGATCTCTCTAGAGGCTGACTCAACCTTTTTTGGTGTCGTTCAGCTAAACTGA